From one Halalkalicoccus subterraneus genomic stretch:
- a CDS encoding 50S ribosomal protein L44e — protein MEIPRRFNTYCPYCNEHHEHELEKTRTGRQTGMKWIDRQRERQSGIGNDGKFSKVPSGGKPTSKTDFKYRCGECGNAHLREGWRAGRVEFQE, from the coding sequence ATGGAGATCCCACGACGGTTCAACACCTACTGTCCGTACTGCAACGAACACCACGAACACGAACTGGAAAAGACCCGCACCGGTCGCCAGACCGGCATGAAGTGGATCGACCGCCAGCGCGAGCGCCAGAGCGGCATCGGTAACGACGGCAAGTTCTCGAAGGTCCCCAGCGGTGGGAAACCGACGAGCAAGACCGACTTCAAGTACCGCTGTGGCGAGTGTGGCAATGCCCACCTGCGCGAGGGATGGCGAGCCGGCCGCGTCGAGTTCCAGGAGTAA
- a CDS encoding 30S ribosomal protein S27e has product MAGNFYQVACPDCENEQVVFDKASSAVACAVCGHTLARPTGGKATIDGEIVETVENRSTDTGNRVEAR; this is encoded by the coding sequence ATGGCAGGAAACTTCTATCAGGTCGCATGTCCGGACTGCGAGAACGAACAGGTCGTCTTCGATAAAGCCTCCTCGGCGGTCGCGTGTGCGGTCTGCGGGCACACGCTCGCCCGACCGACCGGCGGGAAGGCCACTATCGACGGCGAGATCGTCGAAACCGTCGAGAACCGCTCGACGGACACCGGTAACAGGGTCGAGGCTCGATAA
- a CDS encoding metallophosphoesterase, which produces MFEECVFRDRALYVPDERTLVLADVHLGRDRASNVQLPLGERRDLLERLDALLARFEPREVVVAGDLLHSFDRLPRAVERSLREVERRVDTAGARLVVTRGNHDTMLKSVFDPVAEYAVGDLVVCHGHERPPSGGDAAGYVIGHVHPAITIEGRKRPCYLRGPADGGAVLVLPAFTRLAGGVDVARVRSFRSPLLGDPNVYRPVVRDEASDETLPFPPLGEFRTLL; this is translated from the coding sequence GTGTTCGAGGAGTGTGTCTTTCGAGATCGAGCGCTCTACGTCCCTGACGAGCGGACGCTCGTGCTCGCGGACGTCCATCTGGGTCGGGATCGCGCCTCGAACGTCCAGCTTCCGCTGGGCGAGCGCCGCGACCTGCTCGAGCGACTCGACGCGCTCCTCGCGCGGTTCGAGCCGCGTGAGGTGGTCGTCGCGGGCGACCTGCTTCACAGCTTCGACCGCCTCCCGCGAGCGGTCGAACGGAGCCTTCGGGAGGTCGAACGGCGAGTCGACACCGCGGGCGCCCGCCTCGTCGTCACGCGGGGCAACCACGACACGATGCTGAAGTCGGTGTTCGATCCGGTAGCGGAGTACGCCGTCGGGGATCTGGTGGTCTGTCACGGCCACGAACGCCCGCCGAGCGGGGGCGACGCTGCGGGCTACGTCATCGGGCACGTCCACCCGGCGATCACGATCGAGGGGCGAAAACGCCCCTGTTATCTCCGGGGGCCGGCCGACGGCGGTGCGGTCCTCGTCCTACCGGCGTTCACCCGGCTGGCCGGCGGGGTGGACGTCGCGCGCGTGCGGTCGTTTCGCTCGCCGCTGCTCGGAGACCCGAACGTCTACCGGCCGGTCGTCCGCGACGAGGCCAGCGACGAGACGCTCCCGTTCCCGCCGCTTGGCGAGTTTCGTACCCTGCTCTGA
- a CDS encoding RNA-protein complex protein Nop10, which yields MKSDIRICREWRTNHDRPVYTLSTTCPDCGGEAVNSAPAPFSPEDRYGEYRRALKRRERE from the coding sequence ATGAAATCCGATATCCGGATCTGTCGCGAGTGGCGAACGAACCACGACCGTCCGGTGTACACCCTTTCTACGACCTGTCCCGACTGCGGAGGCGAGGCGGTAAACAGCGCTCCCGCACCCTTCTCGCCCGAGGACCGCTACGGCGAGTACCGACGCGCACTTAAGCGACGGGAGCGCGAGTGA
- a CDS encoding translation initiation factor IF-2 subunit alpha, whose product MKYSGWPTPGELVVGKIEEIEDFGVFVDLLEYEDKQGLIHISEVASGWIKNVRDHVRVGQTAVCKVLEVDKGSQQIDLSLKDVNEHQRKETIQRWKNDQKADNWMTIAFGEDVADETYTAVANELIEVHGGLYEGFEQAAIHGTEALTETDLDDEKIDAIVETARENVSVPYVTVTGYVDLVCSTEAGVDAVKEALEVAEGNGEISTEIDLEVTYVGAPEYRIRVQAPDYKTAESELERSAERASAAIAELGGSGEFHRERRTDDE is encoded by the coding sequence ATGAAGTACAGCGGCTGGCCCACCCCCGGCGAACTCGTCGTCGGCAAGATCGAGGAGATCGAGGACTTCGGCGTCTTCGTCGACCTGCTCGAGTACGAGGACAAGCAGGGGCTGATCCACATCTCCGAGGTCGCCTCGGGCTGGATCAAGAACGTCCGCGATCACGTCCGCGTCGGTCAGACCGCCGTCTGTAAGGTGCTGGAAGTCGACAAGGGCTCCCAGCAGATCGACCTCTCGCTGAAGGACGTCAACGAGCACCAGCGAAAGGAGACCATCCAGCGCTGGAAGAACGACCAGAAGGCCGACAACTGGATGACGATCGCCTTCGGCGAGGACGTCGCGGACGAGACCTACACCGCGGTCGCAAACGAACTGATCGAGGTCCACGGCGGACTCTACGAGGGGTTCGAGCAGGCGGCCATTCACGGTACCGAGGCGCTCACCGAGACCGATCTCGACGACGAGAAGATCGATGCGATCGTCGAAACCGCCCGCGAGAACGTCTCGGTGCCGTACGTTACCGTCACGGGCTACGTCGATCTGGTCTGTTCGACGGAGGCGGGCGTCGACGCCGTCAAGGAGGCCCTAGAGGTCGCCGAAGGTAACGGCGAGATCAGTACCGAGATCGACCTCGAAGTCACCTACGTCGGCGCGCCCGAGTACCGCATCCGGGTACAGGCGCCCGACTACAAGACCGCCGAATCCGAGCTCGAACGGAGCGCCGAGCGCGCGAGCGCCGCCATCGCCGAACTGGGTGGCAGCGGCGAGTTCCACCGCGAGCGCCGGACCGACGACGAGTAA
- a CDS encoding J domain-containing protein — translation MQSDQVWFLPWWLVVGVFAGLVVAVLIAGVFVAGSRLFPDERRGPTAGGETRKRAEIRRYLGAIDEEFVESYELSGTPIEFYLPKRDVAITFDARVFFRIEPTATHAVLVEHEMPGVHLGRRLPFETPDLTAGPDTDEPTRTAFAVLGLPTDASRAEVRAAYRRKVKRVHPDHGGDSESFNRVKTAYTVAREHASESEAETTPPSTA, via the coding sequence GTGCAGTCCGACCAGGTGTGGTTTCTCCCGTGGTGGCTCGTCGTCGGGGTGTTCGCCGGACTCGTCGTCGCCGTCCTGATCGCGGGCGTCTTCGTCGCCGGCTCGCGGCTGTTTCCCGACGAGCGCCGCGGGCCGACCGCCGGCGGGGAAACCCGGAAACGCGCGGAGATCCGCCGGTATCTCGGCGCCATCGACGAGGAGTTCGTCGAGAGCTACGAGCTCTCGGGGACGCCAATTGAGTTCTATCTGCCGAAACGAGACGTCGCGATCACGTTCGACGCGCGGGTCTTTTTCCGAATCGAACCGACCGCCACGCACGCGGTGCTCGTCGAACACGAGATGCCGGGGGTCCACCTCGGGCGGCGCCTTCCCTTCGAAACGCCCGATCTGACCGCCGGGCCCGACACCGACGAACCCACGCGGACCGCCTTTGCGGTGCTCGGTCTCCCGACCGACGCGAGCCGGGCCGAGGTGAGAGCCGCCTACCGGCGAAAGGTCAAACGCGTCCATCCGGACCACGGCGGGGATAGCGAGTCGTTCAACCGGGTCAAGACCGCCTACACCGTCGCCCGGGAGCACGCGAGCGAAAGCGAAGCCGAGACCACCCCGCCGTCGACCGCCTGA
- a CDS encoding proteasome assembly chaperone family protein, translated as MDDIAVETLAEPELDEPVLIEGLPGVGHVGTLVAEHLIEEADGELVRRIHSEHLPPQVTVSESGVAELVSVDCYHVALDERDALVVTGDQQAASGVGHYRITEGVLDVAAEFGTDELLALGGVPTGELVEDHAVLGAASDESVVETLESVGVEFRENEPEGGIVGISGLLVGLGGHRGLDAACLMGETSGYLVDPKSAQAVLGVLQEHLGFEIDLTDLEERADEMEDVVERMQEIEDQNVPTEDDLRYIG; from the coding sequence ATGGACGACATCGCAGTCGAGACGCTCGCGGAACCCGAACTCGACGAGCCGGTGTTGATCGAGGGGCTCCCGGGCGTGGGTCACGTCGGAACCCTCGTCGCCGAACACCTCATCGAAGAGGCCGATGGCGAGCTCGTCCGGCGGATCCACTCCGAGCACCTCCCGCCGCAGGTCACCGTCTCGGAGTCGGGTGTCGCCGAGCTCGTCTCCGTCGACTGCTATCACGTCGCCCTCGACGAGCGTGACGCGCTCGTCGTGACCGGCGACCAACAGGCCGCAAGCGGTGTCGGCCACTACCGAATCACCGAGGGCGTCCTCGACGTCGCGGCGGAGTTCGGGACGGACGAACTCCTCGCGCTCGGGGGCGTGCCGACCGGCGAACTCGTCGAGGACCACGCCGTGCTCGGGGCTGCCTCGGACGAATCGGTCGTCGAGACGCTCGAATCTGTAGGAGTGGAGTTCCGGGAGAACGAACCCGAGGGGGGTATCGTCGGGATCAGTGGCCTGCTCGTGGGGCTGGGCGGTCACCGCGGGCTGGATGCGGCCTGCCTGATGGGTGAAACCAGCGGCTATCTCGTCGATCCCAAGAGCGCACAGGCGGTGCTCGGGGTCCTCCAAGAGCACCTCGGCTTCGAGATCGACCTCACAGATCTCGAAGAGCGCGCCGACGAGATGGAGGACGTCGTCGAGCGGATGCAGGAGATCGAAGACCAGAACGTGCCGACCGAGGACGACCTCCGGTATATCGGCTGA